A stretch of the Osmerus mordax isolate fOsmMor3 chromosome 12, fOsmMor3.pri, whole genome shotgun sequence genome encodes the following:
- the fbxo38 gene encoding F-box only protein 38, with the protein MMAPRRKTSRTQLAGGGQADPPRLEEPKDYINELSHEVLCHIFRYLPMQDIMCMECLSRKLREAVTLYLRVVKVVDLCASRWWEYMPSGFTDSSFLLLLKKMPDLEQLYGLHPRYLERRRVRGYEAFSIPGVLEALQACPNLLGVETSHLELVEAIWNYMPQVHILGKFRNRNGAFPIPPENKLTIPIAAKIQTLHLVGVNVPEIPCVSMLRHLYLKWVRLTKPQPFKDFLCVSLRTFVMRNCAGPTNSLKYVPLVTGLASARNLEQLELVRVPFLGGLIQHVVEDSWRSGGFRNLHTIVFGACKNALEVDLGYLIITAARRLHEVRIQPSLTKDGVFSALKMAELEFPQFETLHLGYVDEFLLQCKMSHSELVKYGLADVIENPGIITDIGMKAVNEVFSSIKYLVIYNCPHLHNPHTWITDHSRWSRLVDLTLVRCHAIKLESFSQFIELLPSLEFISLDQMFREPPKGCARVGLSAGTGIGVSSALVSNQNSNNDNDNNNNNNHHQNNNNEANLPPPPPPPHNQEAPPPPRQQHHAEELAEVNGLDGMGGLGQEDLQPEARPLRGAGAVEEPVEMEARAVRAEEVVEAPGPSQPPDPQLDEEQAGPSGVQSVLKKPPVVMSDSDSEEEEPANRPQPASCPTSISCPQHPYSGGGATEAAMPTPKATPTCKISTAIGQDPPAPPSSECCRADEVTGSVYSMACVCGKGKTPLRRRGLALQEPSCEKGCQVTSDQIKADMKAATELGDRGATGTSAGGATWSTTGGSGAASGGSGATRSGGGGSGAGEAGGAGSTTGGCVCSIRWREDSANQEDRGGEGPGRGGAGPERGGEGPGRGGAEPSREGAGPRRGGAVEEERSVRAGCYCSRVRYSPAPGARTRGQPCPPDPSASPGAAEGERVPTRNPGWLDPAEEAAGCSPARGGSVAGGPREGTEAPGSRRARGEESAQDRGPREGFPRRPLTRARSRLSSVPLEAEADLSRARPRVTVKRKRTADKSTSTSDPVTEDDHVQVLSLKSKNLVGITLTNCGITDLVLKDCPKMMFVHATRCRVLKHLRVDSAPIVNRLDFAQCKKLDMEQVLDQILRMPPERNRIIYMRPMQQIDSLALERQLFRGPYPYHIALVHEFSNPPNVRNKVRIRSWMDTIANISQELIKYELFPEATRTEEDVRKHPSYPWGRDIYTLEGVVDGAPYSMITDFPWLRTLRTADPNSYARYDFEDDESTTIYAPRRKGQLSADICMETIGEEISERRQARRGVFQRVVVVFIHYCDVRGEPVDDDYI; encoded by the exons ATGATGGCCCCCCGGAGGAAGACCAGCAGGACCCAGTTGGCTGGGGGCGGCCAGGCAGACCCCCCCAGGCTGGAGGAGCCTAAAGACTACATCAATGAGCTGTCACACGAGGTCCTCTGCCACATATTCAG GTACCTGCCCATGCAGGACATAATGTGCATGGAGTGCCTGTCCAGGAAGTTGAGGGAGGCGGTGACTCTCTACCTCAGGGTGGTCAAGGTGGTGGATCTGTGTGCCAGCCGCTGGTGGGAGTACATGCCCTCAG GTTTCACAGACTCCAGCTTCCTGTTGCTACTGAAGAAGATGCCTGACCTGGAGCAGCTTTATGGGCTGCACCCTCGTTACCTGGAGCGCCGCAGGGTCAGAGGTTACGAGGCATTCAGTATTCCTGGCGTCCTTGAGGCCCTTCAGGCCTGTCCTAACCTGCTG GGTGTGGAGACATCTCACCTAGAGTTGGTGGAAGCCATTTGGAACTACATGCCCCAGGTGCACATCCTGGGAAAGTTCCGAAACCGCAACGGAgccttccccatcccccccgagaACAAGCTCACCATCCCCATCGCAGCCAAGATCCAAACCCTGCACCTTGTCG gggTAAACGTTCCAGAGATCCCCTGTGTGTCCATGCTCAGACACCTTTACCTGAAGTGGGTGCGTCTTACGAAACCCCAGCCTTTTAAGGACTTCCTGTGCGTGAGCCTCAGGACGTTTGTGATGAGAAACTGCGCCGGACCAACTAACTCCCTGAAGTACGTTCCCCTGGTAACGGGATTGGCCTCGGCCCGTAACCTGGAGCAGCTGGAGCTGGTGAGAGTCCCCTTCCTGGGGGGGCTGATACAGCATGTGGTGGAGGACTCCTGGAGGTCAG GAGGATTTCGTAATTTGCACACTATTGTATTTGGTGCCTGTAAGAACGCACTAGAAGTAGACCTGGGCTACCTCATCATCACTGCTGCACGCAG GCTACATGAAGTGCGTATCCAGCCTTCCCTAACCAAAGATGGCGTCTTCTCGGCCCTGAAGATGGCCGAGCTGGAGTTTCCCCAGTTCGAGACGCTGCACCTTGGCTACGTTGACGAGTTCCTGCTGCAGT gtaagATGAGTCACTCTGAGCTGGTGAAGTATGGCCTGGCTGACGTGATTGAGAACCCGGGCATCATCACAGACATCGGCATGAAGGCTGTCAACGAGGTTTTCTCCTCCATCAAATATCTTGTCATCTACAACTGCCCCCACCTGCACAACCCCCACACATGGATCACAG ACCACTCTCGGTGGAGCAGGCTAGTGGACCTGACTCTGGTACGTTGCCATGCCATCAAGCTGGAGTCGTTCAGCCAGTTCATCGAGCTGCTGCCCAGCCTGGAGTTCATCTCCCTGGACCAGATGTTCAGAGAACCACCTAAG ggATGTGCCCGTGTTGGTCTGAGCGCTGGGACAGGCATCGGGGTCTCCTCCGCGCTGGTCAGCAACCAGAACTCCAACAATGACAacgacaataacaacaacaacaaccaccaccagaacaacaacaacgaggctaacctgccccccccgcccccccctcctcacaaccaggaggcccctcctcccccccgacAGCAGCACCATGCGGAAG AGCTGGCCGAGGTGAACGGGCTggatgggatgggggggctGGGCCAGGAGGACCTGCAGCCCGAGGCCAGGCCTCTCCGAGGGGCCGGGGCCGTGGAAGAGCCTGTGGAGATGGAGGCGAGGGCAGTGCGagcggaggaggtggtggaggcccCTGGGCCCAGCCAGCCCCCTGACCCTCAGCTGGACGAGGAGCAAGCAG GTCCTAGTGGGGTCCAGAGTGTTCTGAAGAAGCCCCCTGTGGTGATGTCAGACTCTgatagcgaggaggaggagccggctAATAGGCCTCAGCCTGCTTCCTGTCCCACATCCATTTCCTGTCCCCAGCACCCCTACAGTGGGGGAGGGGCTACAGAGGCAGCCATGCCCACACCAAAGGCCACACCCACATGCAAGATAAGCACTGCTATTGGCCaggaccccccagccccccccagcagTGAGTGTTGCCGTGCAGATGAAGTTACAGGTAGTGTCTACAGCATGGCTTGTGTGTGCG gtaaagGGAAGACCCCCCTGCGCAGGCGAGGTCTTGCCCTCCAGGAGCCCAGCTGTGAGAAGGGCTGTCAGGTGACCAGTGACCAGATCAAGGCTGACATGAAAGCAGCCACTGagctgggggacaggggggcaaCGGGAACCTCCGCCGGGGGTGCCACCTGGAGCACCACTGGGGGGTCTGGAGCTGCCTCTGGGGGGTCCGGAGCCACTCGGTCTGGAGGTGGTGgctctggagcaggagaggctgggggggcaggcTCCACcacaggaggatgtgtgtgttccatacGCTGGAGAGAGGACTCAGCCaatcaggaggacagaggaggggaggggcctgggagaggaggggcggggccagagaggggaggggaggggcctgggaggggaggggcagagccTAGTCgggaaggggcggggcctaggagaggaggggctgtggaggaggagaggagcgtgaGGGCGGGTTGCTACTGCAGCAGGGTTCGCTACAGCCCCGCCCCAGGGGCAAGGACTAGAGGCCAGCCTTGCCCCCCAGACCCTTCTGCCTCTCCTGGGGCAGCAGAGGGGGAAAGGGTCCCAACCAGGAACCCAGGGTGGCTGGATCCAGCAGAGGAGGCAGCAGGGTGCAGTCCAGCCAGAGGAGGGAGCGTGGCAGGGGGGCCGAGAGAGGGCACAGAAGCTCCAGGCTCCAGGAGGGCCAGGGGAGAAGAGTCTGCCCAGGATAGGGGCCCTCGAGAAGGCTTCCCCAGGAGGCCACTCACCCGAGCTCGGAGCCGACTGTCCTCAGTCCCCCTGGAGGCAGAGGCTG aTCTGTCCAGAGCCAGGCCCAGGGTCACGGTGAAGAGGAAACGAACAGCCGACAAATCCACCAGCACCTCGGACCCTGTCACTGAGGACGACCacgtacag gTGCTGAGTCTGAAGTCTAAGAACTTGGTTGGCATCACCCTCACCAACTGTGGCATCACGGACCTGGTGCTGAAGGACTGCCCCAAGATGATGTTTGTCCATG cTACACGCTGCAGGGTCCTAAAGCACCTGCGTGTGGACAGCGCACCCATCGTCAACCGCCTGGACTTTGCCCAGTGTAAGAAGCTGGACATGGAGCAGGTCCTGGATCAGATCCTACGCATGCCCCCGGAGAGAAACCGCATCATCTACATGCGCCCCATGCAGCAG ATCGACTCCCTAGCCCTGGAGAGACAGCTGTTCCGGGGGCCCTACCCCTACCACATCGCCCTGGTCCACGAGTTCAGCAACCCCCCAAACGTACGCAACAAGGTCCGCATACGAAGCTGGATGGACACCATTGCCAACATCAGCCA GGAGCTGATCAAGTATGAGTTGTTTCCCGAGGCgacgaggacagaggaggacgtGAGGAAGCATCCCAGCTATCCGTGGGGCCGGGACATCTACACtctggagg GCGTGGTAGACGGAGCTCCCTACTCCATGATTACAGACTTCCCCTGGCTGAGGACCCTGAGGACAGCAGACCCCAACAGCTACGCCCGCTACGACTTTGAGGATGATGAGAGCA CCACCATCTACGCCCCCCGCAGGAAGGGCCAGCTGTCGGCCGACATCTGCATGGAGACCATCGGGGAGGAGATCTCGGAGCGGCGGCAGGCGCGGCGAGGGGTCTTccagagggtggtggtggtcttCATCCACTACTGCGATGTCAGGGGGGAGCCCGTGGACGACGACTACATCTAG